In one window of Nocardioides panacisoli DNA:
- a CDS encoding DEAD/DEAH box helicase: MDDAAADQDVNKRVLMAVIHIIEAWMERDRGALARINGGASRPDSVLGEKSKRAYSVLKQYLPSHAHANLVAGIAGIAPRATAGVGETARRWARPEDRVRVARALLASAARAQSAAEEREERARIAAELEAARLAAEAERLAAEEARRAAEAESEARRRAERARVLARYRGEADAELRRDFLGADAWFDSWDTGGHVARSDFEDWKAAFVQNWAREVLHDDKFDIQQARAVSTTSHDLRLVARAGSGKTRTIVTRALFLQLHCRVDPGGILLVAFNRKAVEEISKRLGEALPKGARLPHVVTFHALAYALLRPEEELVFDDSESLAQSRKVQAVVNDLIVERKDDVRRAMLGHFTDDWKRIQQRGLHMSREEFFASRAEVTRVTLGGEYVKSFGERLIANTLFEHGVEYKYERNFTRGGFNYRPDFTVLVNWKPRVVIEYFGITDDPQYQRNADTKREFWAQQSDVVFLEYDPSQIVSLGEEGFRDQVLAALDHAEIPHRSLSEDEIWERVRQRAIDTFSKTLRGFVNRARQHNLSPDDIRQRMYALQDPGDGVVAFLELAGDVLEEYLNRARRDGFEDFSGVMWRAAAEVRRGRATWTRAGGKEHGDLRDLRFIHVDEFQDFSEMFMDFVQAIRVQAPGSSLCCVGDDWQAINGFAGADLRFFENFETDFPKAVTHQLVTNYRSGGRIVSAGNAVMDGFGEPARSFQSRSGSIHIARLTDFEPSPTERHVFQGDVGTPALLRLIKSGLNETEGTVAVLFRRNTVPWFTNTGQGAFVRKLDGYLTHLRGHFSEDDGKRLEVTTSHKYKGRESDFVIVADADKKSYPLIHPTVELFEVFGDTVDSLTDADRRLFYVATTRAESSLCYLVSSEDPSSFLGAVMAMARPVDWRALPIAVSDADAQVEVRVYDGFEVRQRLKDEFGFQFDESTKVWYVFRPADGFDFRHIQQVLSFVGPRLIEVRDETQRVIHRAGARLERGRPM, from the coding sequence GTGGATGACGCGGCCGCTGACCAGGACGTCAACAAGCGCGTCTTGATGGCGGTCATCCACATCATCGAGGCCTGGATGGAGCGCGATCGCGGAGCATTGGCGCGTATCAACGGGGGCGCGTCCAGGCCAGATTCGGTGCTGGGGGAGAAGAGCAAACGCGCCTACTCCGTGCTCAAGCAGTACCTACCGTCACATGCACACGCGAACCTTGTGGCAGGGATAGCAGGGATCGCTCCCCGTGCCACAGCAGGCGTCGGCGAGACGGCGCGCCGTTGGGCTCGACCGGAAGATCGGGTACGGGTGGCGCGTGCGCTGCTGGCGTCGGCCGCAAGGGCGCAGAGCGCGGCCGAGGAACGCGAGGAACGGGCACGGATAGCGGCCGAGCTCGAGGCAGCGCGGCTGGCTGCCGAGGCCGAGCGGCTGGCGGCTGAAGAGGCGCGCCGCGCGGCTGAGGCCGAGTCGGAAGCCCGACGGCGAGCCGAACGGGCTCGGGTGCTTGCTCGCTACCGCGGCGAAGCGGACGCTGAGCTGCGGCGAGACTTCCTCGGGGCTGATGCCTGGTTCGACTCGTGGGACACAGGAGGGCACGTCGCGCGGAGCGACTTCGAGGACTGGAAGGCCGCGTTCGTTCAGAACTGGGCTCGCGAAGTCCTCCACGATGACAAGTTCGACATCCAACAGGCCCGAGCCGTCTCGACAACTTCACACGATCTACGGCTCGTTGCCCGGGCAGGTAGTGGGAAGACCCGCACCATTGTCACTCGGGCCTTGTTCCTCCAGCTGCACTGCCGGGTCGATCCCGGCGGGATCCTGTTGGTTGCCTTCAATCGCAAAGCAGTCGAGGAGATCAGCAAGCGCCTAGGGGAGGCGCTCCCGAAGGGTGCTCGCCTGCCGCACGTCGTCACCTTCCATGCGCTCGCGTACGCGCTGCTACGGCCAGAGGAGGAACTTGTCTTCGATGACTCCGAATCGCTCGCCCAGTCGAGGAAGGTCCAAGCCGTCGTGAACGACCTGATCGTCGAGCGGAAGGACGACGTGCGGCGGGCCATGCTCGGTCACTTCACCGACGACTGGAAGCGGATCCAGCAGCGCGGATTGCACATGAGTCGCGAGGAGTTCTTCGCCAGCCGGGCCGAGGTAACGCGAGTGACGCTCGGTGGCGAGTACGTGAAGTCATTCGGCGAGAGACTGATTGCGAACACGTTGTTCGAGCACGGTGTCGAGTACAAATACGAGCGCAACTTCACCCGGGGAGGCTTCAACTACCGACCCGACTTCACGGTGCTGGTCAACTGGAAGCCCCGCGTTGTCATCGAGTACTTCGGAATCACCGACGACCCCCAGTACCAGCGCAACGCCGACACGAAGCGCGAGTTCTGGGCGCAGCAGAGCGACGTGGTGTTCCTCGAGTACGATCCGTCGCAGATCGTTTCGCTCGGCGAGGAGGGATTCCGCGATCAGGTGCTCGCGGCTCTGGACCATGCCGAGATCCCGCATCGCTCGCTTAGTGAGGACGAGATCTGGGAGCGGGTTCGCCAGAGAGCTATCGACACCTTCAGCAAGACCTTGCGTGGGTTCGTCAATCGGGCCCGGCAGCACAACCTCAGCCCTGACGACATCCGGCAGCGCATGTATGCGCTACAAGATCCCGGCGACGGGGTGGTTGCGTTCCTGGAGTTGGCAGGCGACGTGCTCGAGGAATACCTCAACCGAGCTCGGCGTGACGGCTTCGAGGACTTCAGTGGCGTCATGTGGCGGGCCGCCGCAGAGGTACGCCGAGGGCGCGCCACCTGGACCCGGGCAGGCGGGAAGGAGCACGGCGACCTTCGCGATCTTCGATTCATCCACGTCGACGAGTTCCAAGACTTCTCCGAGATGTTTATGGACTTCGTTCAGGCGATCCGCGTACAGGCACCTGGGTCCTCGCTCTGCTGCGTCGGTGATGACTGGCAGGCCATCAATGGGTTCGCCGGAGCTGACCTGCGGTTCTTCGAGAACTTCGAGACTGACTTCCCGAAAGCGGTGACCCACCAACTGGTCACCAACTACCGCTCCGGTGGTCGGATTGTGTCGGCGGGCAACGCGGTTATGGATGGCTTCGGCGAACCTGCCCGCTCGTTCCAATCGCGATCCGGCAGCATCCACATCGCCCGGCTGACCGACTTCGAGCCCTCGCCCACCGAGCGCCATGTCTTCCAGGGTGACGTCGGCACACCTGCACTCCTCCGCTTGATCAAGAGTGGCCTCAACGAGACGGAGGGCACCGTCGCAGTCCTGTTCAGACGAAATACCGTTCCCTGGTTCACCAACACTGGCCAAGGTGCCTTCGTGCGGAAGCTGGACGGCTACCTCACCCATCTCCGAGGGCACTTCTCGGAGGACGATGGCAAGCGGCTCGAGGTCACGACATCCCACAAGTACAAGGGGCGGGAGTCGGACTTCGTGATCGTCGCCGACGCCGACAAGAAGTCATACCCGCTGATCCACCCGACGGTGGAGCTTTTCGAGGTCTTCGGTGACACCGTCGACAGCCTTACCGATGCTGACCGCAGGCTGTTCTACGTCGCAACGACGCGCGCCGAGTCCTCGCTCTGCTACCTCGTCAGTTCCGAGGACCCCTCAAGCTTCCTCGGCGCGGTTATGGCCATGGCGCGGCCCGTGGACTGGCGAGCGTTGCCGATTGCCGTCAGTGACGCCGACGCCCAGGTCGAGGTGCGCGTCTACGACGGCTTCGAGGTACGTCAGCGGCTAAAGGACGAGTTCGGCTTCCAGTTCGATGAGTCGACGAAAGTCTGGTACGTCTTCCGTCCGGCGGATGGATTCGACTTCCGCCACATCCAACAAGTCCTGTCGTTCGTTGGGCCACGTCTGATCGAGGTCCGCGACGAGACCCAGCGTGTGATCCATCGTGCCGGGGCTCGGCTCGAGCGCGGCCGCCCGATGTAG
- a CDS encoding sacsin N-terminal ATP-binding-like domain-containing protein: MGEDTWWFSEAEAADAAREVVHHDPDTPWDRMPAPVDAAAASASLTALAAEFQKLPPSIRGALGRASGNAAQLSDDRLQGLAELLQNADDEGADSAYFLVDNDRLLLGHNGNDFTLPDVWGLTIPWLSEKTSKAEKLGRFGIGLKTLQSLSETLEGHNGHFHIRLGRSTLKPAEHDDRWPNKPASATTVFVVPFQHGATTQDEVARWLQSWGDAGLIFLRTLQEVTLLDPDGQAVARLAIDRTDAETLNFEGGEATRMTVTAEDRSWVLYTRNAKSPVGHRAGKSHHDTTPVSVAFARFVGDEGHAHVGLPVRSVGLPFRFAGQFDPLANRRDLADSQWNLHLVELVADLWRDAILDQFRLDASNAWASVPLDEEYASNAMATGQLNDAFSESLMTRARLALAERLRLVGDEGSAHPLRDLAFETPALTNILTDNDIRGLAGAADVVVVANRSHDGRWRDVIAELDNLGAETPVVVDVASAVQLLNADDRTVEFIADLTAAVVEVATRDEEEDEDLEVELIDSSCLVLDDGRRVSPADASDLGVLLPEDAAPLWSTLGFGAHLHPDYTARPGWPGVAEWLLNNDTLRRTATNDDALRVLAAAGRMGIELPDPLSDDQANALRAALESVDESLRPGLGVGIGRAIRLEATVYGTDGKPKRIHARPADSYLIEREKGTWSNAAKRTPDLVWLHRRYLKDLRTPAGRAGLGPQKLFRLLGAENVPRLQEFPDDDLHYKQFVYYGRGLLRDAPGSPARRKRQMDEVGAQCTRNDHAAPDLDKVLASIAAERNGALRRQRATALLGCLARNWDRLEPYAKVSAVVPYNGWIDKGEVDAWWISQAASVPWLGNGRGRQAAPGELRLKTQANEALHGSDPAQYLADAYDDAASRDVLAALGVAGNPTVAALIAQLIAIREAHLSGQSLTPDTTGDRPLAVTEAADLAAPLYQALAAEVRGTGARRTIGNRQASGVRADFDRGHGLIITSHGWRRISATRSGPPIFGDLAAFVPAVAGAEPLWAALGVQPPDADDAKRVIKKLAGRRVMDADERQIMLEALRILARTPAESVGRLRRQPVYVGTGWMSNRPVYAVENPLLAEALKTKVPIWQPGGPLTQLKPLIEPLALTSIDGTQARVLGEGSATYDLDLTETFRRAVRNLQTDLTVSAPRTAETISVTWEELAEFQVAVLPELRVHVAIPDSAGHQVPVPSWLDVSRGTLLVESPEAAHRPRCAGYALASLFGSSPREIDQAWVVAWADAEIGAQAELVVSAAERAAEEKLRREKSQAALISLPSSNEAGPRKTSRKQRNGAKAVNGTSAPHQTPQPARTLVDTEALVLRTAGNLILGRPRGDESANAAGATGSSSGGKSKLTEPKYDQPKQARTGGRGPLNYTAQERESAGLDLLRMVLDSDGLALTDVRHQPNVGADAVDDRGRYYELKVHQGPIPDTVKLENSQIERAMAVTDDYFLVLVGNVEAGQGNPEVRIIHDPLHHLKVQPQGAVHLTGVLTAEVARSWTFEPSADPGDEEPSDSE; the protein is encoded by the coding sequence GTGGGCGAAGACACGTGGTGGTTCAGCGAGGCAGAGGCAGCTGACGCTGCCCGCGAGGTTGTCCACCATGATCCCGACACCCCTTGGGATCGCATGCCTGCGCCGGTCGACGCAGCGGCCGCGTCGGCCAGCCTCACTGCGCTGGCAGCCGAGTTCCAGAAGCTCCCTCCCAGCATCCGTGGTGCTCTGGGGCGCGCATCGGGCAACGCTGCCCAACTGTCGGATGACCGCCTCCAAGGGCTCGCTGAGCTGCTGCAGAACGCAGACGACGAGGGCGCGGACAGTGCCTACTTCCTGGTCGACAACGACAGACTGCTTTTGGGCCACAACGGCAACGACTTCACGCTGCCAGACGTCTGGGGCCTCACGATCCCCTGGCTGAGCGAGAAGACCAGCAAGGCCGAGAAGCTGGGGCGATTCGGCATCGGGCTCAAGACTCTGCAGTCGCTCTCGGAGACCCTGGAGGGCCACAACGGGCACTTCCACATCCGTCTCGGGCGGAGCACCCTAAAGCCGGCGGAACACGACGACCGTTGGCCCAACAAGCCGGCGTCTGCGACGACCGTGTTCGTAGTGCCCTTCCAGCATGGCGCCACCACCCAGGACGAGGTGGCGCGATGGCTCCAGTCGTGGGGAGACGCGGGCTTGATCTTCCTTCGCACCCTTCAAGAGGTCACCCTGCTCGATCCGGACGGGCAAGCCGTGGCTCGGCTCGCCATCGATCGCACCGACGCGGAGACCCTGAACTTTGAAGGCGGCGAGGCAACCCGAATGACGGTCACCGCGGAGGACCGGTCCTGGGTGCTCTATACGCGCAACGCCAAGAGCCCGGTGGGCCACCGAGCCGGCAAGTCGCACCATGACACGACGCCGGTGTCCGTGGCGTTCGCGAGGTTCGTCGGGGATGAGGGGCATGCCCACGTCGGCCTGCCGGTGCGATCGGTCGGCCTGCCCTTCCGTTTTGCAGGACAGTTCGATCCACTCGCCAACCGCCGCGACCTCGCCGACAGTCAATGGAATCTTCACCTGGTAGAACTCGTGGCCGATCTCTGGCGGGACGCGATTCTCGACCAGTTTCGCTTGGATGCGAGCAACGCTTGGGCGTCTGTTCCGCTCGACGAGGAGTACGCGTCGAACGCGATGGCGACTGGGCAACTCAACGACGCCTTCAGCGAGTCTCTGATGACTCGAGCTCGTCTTGCGTTGGCGGAACGACTCCGACTCGTTGGCGACGAAGGCAGCGCCCACCCGTTGCGAGATCTCGCCTTCGAGACACCCGCCCTCACCAACATCCTGACTGACAACGACATCCGCGGACTCGCTGGCGCGGCCGATGTCGTCGTTGTCGCGAACCGGTCGCACGACGGCAGGTGGCGTGACGTCATCGCCGAGCTCGACAACCTCGGGGCCGAGACGCCGGTCGTTGTCGACGTGGCCAGCGCCGTTCAGCTACTGAACGCCGACGATCGAACGGTTGAGTTCATCGCCGATCTGACAGCCGCCGTTGTCGAAGTAGCTACGCGTGACGAGGAGGAAGACGAGGATCTGGAGGTGGAGCTCATCGACTCAAGTTGCCTCGTCCTCGATGACGGCCGACGCGTCAGCCCCGCGGATGCGTCGGACTTGGGCGTGCTCCTTCCCGAGGACGCCGCGCCACTTTGGTCAACGTTGGGGTTCGGCGCCCACCTGCATCCTGACTACACGGCACGTCCTGGGTGGCCGGGAGTGGCCGAGTGGCTGCTCAACAACGACACCCTGCGACGGACAGCCACCAACGACGACGCCCTACGTGTGCTGGCCGCGGCGGGGCGGATGGGCATCGAGCTGCCGGACCCCCTCAGCGACGATCAAGCCAACGCGCTGCGTGCGGCACTGGAGTCCGTCGACGAGTCGCTGCGCCCGGGGTTGGGCGTGGGGATCGGCCGTGCGATCCGCCTTGAAGCGACTGTGTACGGTACCGACGGCAAGCCGAAGCGCATCCATGCCCGGCCCGCAGACTCGTACTTAATCGAGCGGGAGAAGGGCACCTGGTCGAACGCCGCTAAGCGGACCCCCGACTTGGTCTGGCTCCACCGCCGCTACCTGAAGGACCTGCGCACCCCCGCAGGACGAGCCGGACTCGGCCCGCAAAAGCTGTTCCGGCTGCTCGGCGCAGAGAACGTACCTCGCTTGCAGGAGTTCCCCGACGACGACCTTCACTACAAGCAGTTCGTCTACTACGGGCGGGGCCTGTTGCGGGATGCGCCGGGCTCGCCTGCCCGCCGGAAGAGGCAGATGGACGAGGTCGGAGCTCAGTGCACCCGCAATGACCACGCTGCACCAGACCTGGACAAGGTGTTGGCGAGCATCGCAGCCGAAAGGAACGGTGCGCTGCGCCGCCAGAGGGCTACCGCGCTGCTCGGCTGTCTCGCGCGCAACTGGGACCGTCTGGAGCCGTACGCGAAGGTGTCTGCCGTCGTGCCGTACAACGGGTGGATCGACAAGGGCGAGGTCGACGCGTGGTGGATCAGCCAGGCGGCATCTGTCCCGTGGCTTGGAAACGGTCGCGGAAGACAAGCTGCCCCCGGTGAGCTACGCCTCAAGACCCAGGCGAACGAGGCCTTGCACGGCTCTGATCCCGCTCAGTATCTGGCAGATGCATACGACGATGCCGCGTCTCGCGACGTGCTTGCCGCTCTCGGAGTTGCGGGCAATCCGACCGTCGCGGCGCTGATCGCCCAGCTGATAGCGATTCGAGAAGCTCACCTCTCGGGGCAGTCGTTGACACCCGACACGACCGGCGACCGCCCCCTGGCCGTCACAGAGGCGGCCGACCTCGCAGCACCGCTATATCAGGCGCTCGCGGCCGAGGTCCGCGGCACAGGCGCTCGGCGGACTATCGGCAACAGACAGGCAAGCGGGGTGCGGGCCGACTTTGATCGCGGCCACGGATTGATCATCACAAGCCACGGCTGGCGACGAATCTCGGCAACCCGGTCGGGTCCCCCGATATTCGGAGACCTCGCGGCATTCGTCCCCGCAGTGGCCGGTGCCGAGCCGCTCTGGGCAGCGTTGGGAGTCCAGCCACCCGACGCGGACGACGCGAAGCGCGTGATCAAGAAGCTTGCAGGACGTCGGGTCATGGACGCTGACGAGCGGCAGATCATGCTCGAAGCGCTGCGGATTCTCGCCCGAACACCTGCCGAGAGCGTTGGCCGCCTACGCCGTCAACCGGTCTACGTTGGAACCGGATGGATGAGCAACCGCCCCGTCTACGCGGTTGAGAATCCGCTGCTGGCGGAAGCGCTCAAGACGAAGGTGCCCATCTGGCAGCCGGGTGGCCCGCTGACGCAACTCAAGCCTCTGATCGAGCCCCTCGCTCTCACGTCGATCGACGGCACTCAGGCGCGTGTGCTCGGTGAGGGTTCGGCGACATACGACCTGGATCTCACTGAGACCTTCAGGCGAGCAGTGCGCAACCTCCAAACAGATCTGACGGTCAGCGCACCGCGGACAGCGGAGACCATCAGCGTCACGTGGGAAGAACTCGCCGAGTTCCAAGTCGCAGTGCTCCCCGAGCTTCGAGTCCATGTGGCCATCCCCGACAGCGCCGGCCATCAGGTGCCGGTCCCCTCGTGGCTCGACGTCAGCCGTGGCACGCTCCTCGTCGAATCCCCCGAGGCGGCTCATCGACCACGCTGCGCTGGCTACGCACTCGCATCGCTCTTCGGCTCTAGCCCTCGAGAGATCGACCAAGCATGGGTGGTCGCATGGGCAGACGCGGAAATAGGCGCACAGGCCGAGCTTGTCGTTTCCGCAGCCGAGCGTGCGGCCGAAGAGAAGCTCCGACGGGAGAAGAGCCAGGCCGCCTTGATCTCCCTGCCCTCGTCGAACGAGGCAGGGCCTAGGAAGACGTCACGGAAGCAGAGGAATGGCGCTAAGGCCGTTAATGGCACGTCAGCGCCTCATCAAACCCCACAGCCGGCACGCACGCTCGTGGACACGGAAGCGCTGGTCCTCCGGACGGCTGGGAACCTCATCCTCGGCAGGCCCCGGGGTGACGAATCAGCGAACGCCGCAGGGGCAACCGGTTCCTCTTCCGGCGGCAAGTCGAAGCTGACAGAACCGAAGTATGACCAGCCCAAGCAGGCAAGGACGGGCGGCAGAGGTCCGCTAAACTACACGGCTCAGGAGCGCGAGAGCGCCGGACTGGATCTGCTCCGCATGGTGCTTGACAGCGACGGCCTCGCCCTGACCGACGTGCGTCACCAACCAAACGTCGGCGCCGACGCAGTCGACGACCGTGGGCGGTACTACGAGTTGAAGGTCCACCAAGGGCCGATCCCCGACACAGTGAAGCTGGAGAACAGCCAGATCGAGCGCGCAATGGCCGTGACGGATGACTATTTCCTGGTACTCGTTGGCAATGTCGAGGCGGGGCAGGGGAACCCGGAGGTCCGGATCATCCACGATCCGCTCCACCACCTGAAGGTTCAGCCCCAAGGCGCCGTCCACCTCACCGGAGTCTTGACTGCCGAGGTGGCTCGGTCGTGGACGTTCGAGCCCAGTGCCGACCCAGGCGACGAGGAGCCGAGCGACTCCGAATAG
- a CDS encoding N-6 DNA methylase, with protein sequence MTLVGDEPIRVLSSAMFFTAGAMAAFRAASLILNFRSLSVWLILLDHYANITNMTDTATVPSTLQAIRAALDLTQAELAERLGVSFATVNRWEGGANKPQRAQLAKITALAEEAGVDLGDAPVVGGAVVTRRRGRQAKSATPTTKPMEQMLWDAACSIRGERDAPKFRDYLLPLLFLKRLSDVFDDEIDRLAEEYGDREVAIEIADNDHSLLRFYLPPEARWAVISGRAQYDWPDDERGRSTRPRDVGEHLTKAVRAVVRYNPTLAGVIDVVDFAAERNGERDINPGKLNGVVETFSDPRYRLGLADVQPDFLGRAYEYLLRKFAEGSGQSAGEFFTPTEVGFLMARILRPKPGQACHDYACGSAGLLIKLQLVANELDPTAKVPLKLYGQELQAESYAVARMNAIIHDMDIDLRRGDTMINPKFRTPSGSLDQFDLVVANPMWNQPFGASIFEDDPYDRFIRHGGATSGKGDWAWVQHTSTVLKDGGRAAVVLDTGAVTRGSGSRNQDKERNIRKWFVDQDLIEGVILMPDNLFYNTMAAGVIVVLNKRKPESKKGQITLVNASKRFTKGKPKNHLAEEDVADLARLFNTGEPVEGEVAVIDLQQAADADYNLSPSRWIQQASALDHRTVPELLSELVELDSAARQIDEALANMLVKL encoded by the coding sequence ATGACCCTCGTCGGGGACGAGCCGATCCGGGTCCTGTCTTCTGCGATGTTCTTCACGGCTGGCGCGATGGCCGCCTTCAGAGCCGCCTCGTTGATCTTGAACTTCAGATCACTCTCCGTGTGGTTGATTTTGCTAGATCACTATGCAAACATAACAAACATGACAGACACTGCGACCGTCCCCTCAACCCTCCAGGCGATCCGTGCTGCGCTCGACCTGACTCAGGCTGAGCTGGCCGAGCGCCTCGGTGTCTCGTTCGCCACGGTCAACAGGTGGGAGGGCGGAGCGAACAAGCCACAGAGGGCCCAACTGGCCAAGATCACTGCACTGGCCGAAGAGGCCGGCGTCGACCTCGGCGATGCTCCGGTCGTCGGCGGCGCGGTTGTGACCCGTCGTCGTGGCCGTCAGGCCAAGTCGGCGACGCCGACCACCAAGCCGATGGAGCAGATGCTCTGGGACGCGGCCTGCTCGATCCGTGGCGAGAGGGATGCGCCGAAGTTCAGGGACTACCTGCTCCCGCTGCTGTTCCTGAAGCGCCTATCCGACGTTTTCGATGACGAGATCGACCGCCTCGCCGAGGAGTACGGCGACCGCGAGGTTGCGATCGAGATCGCCGACAACGATCACAGTCTCCTCCGCTTCTACCTCCCGCCCGAAGCTCGGTGGGCAGTCATCAGCGGCCGGGCCCAATATGACTGGCCAGACGACGAGCGTGGTCGCTCGACCCGCCCCCGCGACGTCGGCGAGCACCTGACCAAGGCGGTGCGTGCAGTCGTCCGCTACAACCCGACCTTGGCTGGCGTCATCGACGTCGTCGACTTCGCGGCCGAGCGCAACGGCGAGCGAGACATCAACCCCGGCAAACTCAACGGTGTCGTCGAGACCTTCTCGGACCCGCGCTACCGCCTCGGCCTCGCTGATGTGCAACCCGACTTCCTCGGTCGCGCATACGAGTACCTCCTCCGCAAGTTCGCCGAGGGTTCCGGCCAGAGCGCCGGCGAGTTCTTCACGCCGACCGAGGTGGGCTTCCTCATGGCCCGGATCTTGCGCCCGAAGCCCGGCCAGGCGTGCCACGACTACGCCTGTGGATCGGCCGGCCTTCTCATCAAACTCCAACTCGTTGCCAACGAGCTTGATCCGACCGCGAAGGTTCCCCTGAAGCTCTACGGGCAGGAACTTCAGGCCGAGAGCTACGCGGTCGCGCGGATGAACGCGATCATCCACGACATGGACATCGACCTCCGGCGTGGCGACACCATGATCAATCCGAAGTTCCGTACCCCGTCTGGCTCACTCGACCAGTTCGACCTCGTTGTCGCCAATCCGATGTGGAACCAGCCCTTTGGGGCCAGCATCTTCGAGGACGACCCGTACGACCGCTTCATCAGGCATGGCGGAGCGACTTCGGGCAAGGGTGACTGGGCGTGGGTCCAGCACACGTCGACAGTCCTCAAGGACGGAGGGCGTGCCGCCGTGGTTCTCGACACCGGCGCTGTCACCCGCGGCTCCGGCTCCAGGAACCAGGACAAGGAACGCAACATCCGCAAGTGGTTCGTCGACCAGGACCTCATCGAGGGCGTCATCCTCATGCCGGACAACCTGTTCTACAACACCATGGCCGCGGGCGTGATCGTGGTGCTCAACAAGCGCAAGCCCGAGTCCAAGAAGGGCCAGATCACGCTCGTCAATGCCAGCAAGCGCTTCACGAAGGGCAAGCCCAAGAATCACCTCGCTGAAGAGGACGTCGCCGATCTCGCGAGGCTCTTCAACACGGGCGAGCCTGTAGAGGGCGAGGTCGCAGTAATCGACCTCCAGCAGGCCGCAGATGCGGACTACAACCTCAGCCCGAGTCGCTGGATTCAGCAGGCAAGTGCTCTGGATCACCGCACCGTCCCGGAGCTGCTGAGCGAACTTGTCGAGTTGGACAGCGCTGCGCGACAGATCGATGAGGCGCTCGCGAACATGCTGGTGAAGCTGTGA
- a CDS encoding restriction endonuclease subunit S — MSATDWATKPLGELFAVGAGKTMSAAARAGENKVPFLRTSNVLWDEIDVAVVDQMAIPERELIEKSLKVGDLLVCEGGEIGRAAVWEGGQEPMSFQNHLHRLRPKVDDVDPRFYVYFLQAAFTQLGIFGGAGNKTTIPNLSSGRLKALDVPHPPLPEQVAIADALRHVQRARRLNARLIATTEQLKTAAMRQLFSRGLRGESQKETEVGPIPGSWELVELGEVREFLQYGTSVHCTLDPKEYPVLRIPNIEPGRVNDSELKYCDLPEAQAKKYLLENGDLLFIRTNGVIDRLGSCAVYAGAPESALFASYLIRARLKARALPKFVAYFYGSTLGTSLVAGRATPASDGKYNLNTGTIDALPLPLPSTLEEQQEIVDVLDALDRKIDLHRRKREVLDQLFKSLLHKVMTGEVSVDDLDLSALPTFEGSAA; from the coding sequence GTGAGCGCGACCGACTGGGCGACGAAGCCCTTGGGGGAACTCTTCGCGGTAGGTGCAGGCAAGACCATGTCGGCGGCAGCGCGAGCCGGCGAGAACAAGGTGCCGTTCCTTCGTACTTCGAATGTTCTGTGGGACGAGATCGATGTTGCCGTCGTCGATCAGATGGCGATTCCTGAGCGCGAGTTGATCGAGAAGAGTTTGAAGGTTGGGGACCTGCTCGTGTGCGAGGGGGGCGAAATCGGTCGTGCTGCCGTCTGGGAAGGCGGGCAGGAACCCATGTCCTTCCAGAATCACCTGCACCGTCTCCGCCCGAAGGTCGATGACGTCGATCCCCGATTCTACGTCTACTTTCTCCAGGCGGCCTTCACGCAGTTGGGCATTTTCGGGGGCGCCGGCAACAAGACCACGATTCCCAACCTGTCCTCGGGCCGCCTCAAGGCCTTGGACGTCCCGCACCCGCCGCTCCCTGAGCAGGTCGCAATCGCCGACGCTCTGCGGCACGTCCAGAGGGCGCGACGACTCAACGCGCGGCTGATCGCGACAACCGAACAGTTGAAGACCGCGGCTATGCGCCAGTTGTTCTCGCGGGGGCTGCGGGGGGAGTCGCAGAAGGAGACCGAAGTCGGGCCGATCCCCGGGAGCTGGGAGCTTGTCGAACTCGGCGAGGTCCGCGAGTTCCTCCAGTACGGAACATCGGTCCACTGCACCTTGGACCCCAAGGAATACCCAGTCCTCAGAATTCCGAACATCGAACCGGGTCGTGTGAACGACTCCGAGCTCAAGTACTGCGACCTCCCTGAGGCGCAGGCGAAGAAGTACCTGCTTGAGAACGGCGACCTGTTGTTCATTCGGACGAATGGCGTCATCGACCGCCTCGGCTCCTGTGCGGTCTACGCCGGCGCTCCGGAGTCTGCACTGTTCGCGTCCTACCTGATCCGCGCACGGCTGAAGGCTAGAGCGCTACCGAAGTTTGTCGCGTACTTCTATGGTTCGACGCTCGGGACGTCACTGGTCGCGGGGCGAGCGACGCCGGCCTCGGACGGCAAGTACAACCTCAACACCGGAACGATCGACGCGCTGCCACTTCCGCTGCCGTCGACACTTGAGGAGCAGCAGGAGATCGTGGACGTGCTCGACGCCCTCGATCGCAAGATCGACTTGCATCGTCGCAAGCGCGAGGTACTCGACCAGCTCTTCAAGTCGCTGTTGCACAAGGTGATGACCGGCGAGGTCTCGGTCGACGACCTCGACCTGAGTGCGCTGCCGACGTTCGAAGGGAGCGCTGCATGA